TTGATGACAGCGTAAACAAATTGCGCCGTCCGCAAACGAGATGAACCATTTTCCGAACCCATTTTGTGATCGCACACGCttttgttctctctctttttttttaaatttacttttttcttgccTTCTTACTGTATCTGGGTGAATTCTTCCTTCGCATTAGTTGTACAGTTTGACGTTTTACGTTTTAGGAATTTAATAATTACAACCTCTGCCCACCATAGTACCATCGGCTAAAATGCAACCGTGCTTATATCGAAGTAAAtagtatagaaaaaaaaggtaaaaaaaagtttacaaatCACTGCATGAGAGTGAACACAGGCGGAAAAACAACCTTACAAACCGGGAAATGTTCCGCCAGTGTAAACGGTATTGTTTTACGCATTGTTGTATTGaccattttcattcaatttccttctggttttctgtttgtgtACTGCAACTTTTAATGGGCAAACCGTTCCGGGAACACTGTAACCAAGCGTGGCCAGGGGTTTCCCACGAGTTTGTGAAACGTTCGATCAGTATCAACGTCGAgggaaaattatttacttccAACGGAATTCTTTTGCGATGCATTCGCTCCACTGTTATGGGGTCCCCATCGTTTGTGGGTGGAtggtttctgtgtgtttaCATCGGGAAATGAATGCTTTCCGTAggattttcgaaaaaaaaacagggaacaACCCTTTTCTGCAACCATCTCCTACAGATGGCAGAAAGGTAAGCGATCTTTCCCGGTAGACTGTCCTGTGAGCGGACATCTCCATGCTGGTGATTCAGCGTTGTGGTTGCTGCTCTGCAATAACACTGGTTGTGGCGTgtgtttaaattgaattacgaTCCCGAAACCTATCTCCAACCCCGAATCACAATGCGTCCGAAACGATTAAAACGAACCAATTGAGTCGAGAATTTTGCTTGGCTGATTCGATCACGTCAGTACTGTAAATAGATCAACCAGACTCGGCGGTGTCTTAAAGTATAATTAATGTTGAGCAAATCTTCCGGAAGATATTACTTATAAATAGCAGAAACAGTTGAAAACatcttaaaactatttttttaaaccaaataTACCAACTTCCAACACTGTATTACATTGCATAAAGCCAAGCAATAACCTTCTACCctttaaaaaggaaattaaacatTCCAATCGACACGGACAAGCCTTTGCACAGACAATCAATCTACACAAAGCCTTGTCAGTCTGGTCCCAATGACACGCTCCAATTAATTTAATCTATtctcattttatgttttcaattatcCCGATTCGTACTCTACAGAACTATGACACTGGTCTGTGAGTATTCGAAGGACCTGTAGCTTTTATGCCGTGGGTGTATATAAATAATATCGTAATTATTTAACAGGAGCTTGTAGTTTATTCAACCAAACGTGTAGCTCGTCATATCAGCGTGAAATCTTTAGCAGAATTGCACTAAACGACACGGAGTTATGTGATTAAAATCTTTATTTTTGGTAATCTGAGATTGATGAATTGAAAGTTTACGAGatcgaataaaaatattagtttaataaatattaatcgTGCATTATTATAACACGCCCAGTAGATTAATATCGataaggaaattaaaataaaaaaaaaatatgtcaagTGCAGTACGTACCCTTCCACTACGATCAGTAGAATTGAGATTCTCCTTCGAGATGCCATTCTCCAGAATGTCTCGGAACACTTCCTTCAGCAGATACTCGTTTGCATCGCGCGATGCACGCAGCAGTGTCGTCACCGTCGGTACCTGCTCAAGACTCATCCTGAGGGCACGTATTCGTGAGCTAAGTGTTGGACTGAAAATTAAAGCatataaaagaagaaattataTAATAACTAATTCTGATCTACAATCTTCACATTTAAATagcttttgatgtttttaaaaCTACATTTTTTACGTAAGATTGACGTCATTGGTTTCGGTTGATTTGCCAAAAAGGCCTATCGAATATTCAAGTAGTGTTTCCATTTCTCTCATCTCTAAATGATCGAAATGCTGCTCAGTTTATGTTGCACTAGGCAGCATATTTCATTGTCCAAATGTCTCGTGTCACTTAACGCTCGGGATTTGTAAAAACCTTCCCGATGATGCATGGCAGAATGAGCGTGAAGTTGCATCAGTTTTGAGCCAAACCTGAATGCTGTACGGTTTCATGCATTCTTCTGCCGCATTGCACAATTTGTTGTGTTAGGAAAATTCACGCACTACCATGGTGCCGTTGACCGAGGAATTGGTGGGTCCATCTCCAAGGAACGTCTCGAGGAACTATTGGGAAGCTGAGACGGAAGCGCAAGATGAAGCAAGACACACCCCGCGCACAGTGTTTATGCTGGTGAGAGTAGTAAAGTAGTACAACATTTCCCACATGGGGTCTAACCAGTGTTTCCCGCATTCCCGAACAAACCCAATCCCAACGGTGTGTATGCTTTCGCCAGTTTCTTGCCCTCGATCAATCGATATAAATAGAGTAGCGTCTTGAGTACCGTATGGCACCATGCAGTGTGCAGCACAGGGTGTCTCGTACGGTGTCCGTACGATGCTCCAACTAAATCACGGGCTTAATCACGGTTACATGTCACCTCCCGGGAGGGAGTATATTCATCTCGCCGTACTACGATTGCTGACGTAATGGTTAACAGGCTGATGCGGCTTTCTTTAACCTCATGATAGTACACTTCCGGAGCAGGAACGTTACGAACTACTAGCAAAGTTCTCCGAATCGCTCAATTACATCCTGCCATTCGCGGTACGGGCCGCTGATCCGCTGATGAGTGTGTTGCTTTTTAATAGGCTCATTAATCGAAACTGAACATTACGATAAGACGCACTGCGACGCATACAACAACAGTGAACAAACGCTACAAGAACAGAATAATAACAAATGCAAGACAGAAGCGATTGAGCGTAAGTCGCTGAGTGACTGAGGTCGTGTAGACAAATGCATACTAATGAGCGACAGGAAGGCTAAATGGCCGTCGGACGATTGAATGCTTGAAgactttaaaaaattatgtcgTTAAAGAGGGAAACGATTCACCTCAGGGTGGAGTTTAAGAAGATGATAATATCAAGCCATCAACTTTTGATTGTAAACGCAATACTAGAGATCAGTGATCGACAATAGTTTTCTCTTCTTTACTAGCGTTTACTAGCTgttattttgtgaaaattcAAGAAAAAATACAGTTAAAAATTTGCCATCAATTTACACCGTTTTTAACCTTTTGCTCCTTTAGTacaatgtatatttttttagtaGCTATTAGTACGAAGCATATGGTGCATATATCAATCAGGAATTTGAAACAGATGTCTATTTCACATCTGAAACATTCCAAGTTCATTCCTTTGAAGTAGTAGCAAAGAAGaagcacacaacaacaaaagcattCAAACTCACAGTGCGTAGATGCGTAGTGTCCTAGCAGAGGTACTGTTTGAATGTGCAAAAGGCTgaaggaattttatttttaaacccaCAAAACCAACGAGTCGCTCACGCACGCCACATTTGCCACAGATGGTATTAAGCGACTCTCGTACAAGTGGTGCAGGACAAAGAAGTTACAAGAATTAGCCCGTAGAGGTTgaaattttacacaaacaaattTGGTTTCTCTTTGATCGTATCTACTAAGACTGCGTGCGGCATTCACGAGCTGTAGCTCAGCTGCCGGAAGGTGTGAAAGGATATGGCTTACgttaaatttcaattagaaCAATTCATCATACCTATCGTACGCGTTTGTTTGGATTATGGCGTGGATACATTTCCAAGGAGCTAGTTGCAAACTCGCAGACTCCGCACCAACTGCGGTGCGTCTCAATCGATCAATCGCGATCGCCCAGATGTCTGTTAGTAGACAACAATTTCTACTCGATGAAGGATACAGTTCATTTGATGCTCTTCATCGTCTAACGTTagatttgtatatttttcaccTCTCGAGGATGAAATTTCGACTTTGTTGATCATGCTCAAGTGTGGTTTGATGGTGCACTGTGAGTTTACTCACATGTGGCGCTTTTCCTCGAATAAAAGAACATTCATTCCGCTTTAGGCACGAAACGTGTCCGGCAGAGGTCACGATTCGGCACAGACGAATTTCCAAATCCACTTCTAGCTGTAACAACGTATTACGTCTTACTTCCTATCAGCTTACTACTATGTCCAAGAATAATACAAATAGAAGAACAGAAAAGaggcacaaaaaacaaacgcataaAATTAACTGGTTTCAGCGGAAATGTCATAACCTCTCGATGCTTTACCAAACTACACAAACAGTATACAATCACGGCTAATCTCCACCCGTGGCCAAGAGACTGATGTTTACGTTTTTGGCATTGGAtggtattcttttttatttattttcatatctatctctctttcttgtcCTCTTTGAATGACGTCTTTTTTCCGTGAACAGTGAAAGTTATGCCGTATGACCCATGGCTTAGCAGGATTGATAAGGCCGGTGGTTAACGTTATCAAACTTTTGTgcatatttaacattttttttctttgcaatgTCGCTAGCGAATTACGATTAGCTAATCGGACATGTACATGAGAGTACATGTGCCCCCAGGACCGGAATGATGGATGAGTGAATTTATGCAGAGATTGACGTTTAATTTGCATTCACTGGACAAGAACATATTAAACCGTGCTCCATCTTGTGTGTAAACTGTTTTGTATCTCGCGTGTAAATAAAAGTCGACAGTTTTCCCCTCCCCGCGGGGCGGCTTGTTAACTACGCTGTGATAAATGATCGCACATAAACCCTTTTTTCAGTACAGTTCTAGACGCCGTTCGTTTAAGGTGGTTAACAAAAATGAAAGTGGAGGATTTTACACTGTACTAACGCAAAAAAGGGAGCAAATTGGGAAGTTTGCCGAGCGCTGTAGCACCGTCcatttttcatcttcatttccCGGCGTAAATGTATCTTCCAAAAATCCAAAGTCCTGTACAAATAGACCGATCCGTCcgacgggggggggggggggggggaaagcgTGAGAATAAAAACCCATGCAGCGAAAGTCTCACGCGAAAGAAACACGTCAGCAGTTGGAGATGGTTTGCTGATCGCTGGCTCCGATCtaggatggatggatggagcaAGGTAGTGAAGGAAGCAGCGATACATTCATCTCTTTggtgaataaatatttatcctaCAACTTTTCGGCCAGCTCAGCTAGGCTGGTGGATGCTTTTGGGTGATGGTGGGAAGTTGCATTTATTCTCCAACAATCTCTCGGAACACATCATATACATTCACTCGTGCGAAGGTGGACTAGAATGGGATGGAAGTGTTAACAGttaggaagaaataaaaaaataatcattggAGATTTTGAGTATGACTAGACACAAGGTGCATAGACACATCACCAATGGAATGAGTAATGTCCACGAGCGTCCCACGAGTAGAGTTCCCTGTGAGTTTTCTGTGGGTCAATTGGTTGGATTTAATTTGTACGCCACATCTTGCACCCATGTGCACCATCAATTGATTGTACCTTGTGGACGAATTAGCTGCTCAATCTGATCAGTCTACAAAGACATTCACTGATCATTTACCTTCCATGTTTCCGGGGTACTATTAAAACGGTAGTACTCCTGGAAGCTATTAATAAACGAGTGCGAATGCATATATTGACATGGACCATAAATCACACCAAAACCTTTGCGTTCCTCCAAAGAGGGCCTTTGAAGATCACTTAGCAAAACTGCAGCTACTGATAAAATCTTCCTTTACCTCTGGTAGTCGCTGATCTTCGCGATAATGCCTCGTAAAGCTGTCGTACACTTACTAAAACGTtcggttgtttatttttcgaaCACGATCAGTTTGTTTCACTTTACTTTTTACCGTTCCAAgctctgtttttctttccccaaGCGTGTGCACTTGCTCAATAGTAGGTATTTATCTGTTCGAAGGTAAAAATCCTCCGAATGTATAAGACGAATTTGTTTAAAAGTGGCGCTCCGTATAAATACACTTTTGGGCTGAGAAATGATGTGCGATAAGAGCATggggaaggtgttttttttgggtgaatcGCACAATTGTTCAAACAAACTTTACCGGCCCAACGCTTGTTTGTTTGACCGGTGCGAAACGGAGATCCGTACGCTTTTGATTTACGAGCCACGCTCAACCCGAAATCTTCGTTCGCCGGCGTATTATCACCTGTCAATTACCGGTAAGGTGGAGGTGGTTTTGTGGCAAGTCAATTTAGATACCGATCAGCCCATTATTTATTGCCCCAAGTCAGAGCTAattattgtgtgtgttttttctgtgcGTTTACGACAATTTGTGGTTCTCTCAACCAAGAGTACTTGGGGAGTTTCAACGCGAATTGGAGTTGAGTTGAGATATCTTCATTCTACGATCGGGAGCTCGATCTTCAACGCTGCATGCATTAATTTTGCTCTGTTTGTCGGTGTATCTTCATTATTTCCCTTTTCTCATGTATTTGAATACTCAGTGTTCAGTGtttgtgaaatattgtttCTCGCAGTGATAAACATTTTACTTCCGTCAATCTTGTTGACAATTCTTCCGGATTCCGTTCCAAACCCTTGGGTCTTCTCGTCGAAGCTAGCGACAACTATGTTTGTCACTTCTAAATTGCACTTTTGCCGTATTGCAACCCCATAGACTCCCCGTTTTCAATCGATCAGTTACGGGTTCggagaggaaaaagaaaacaaaacaaacaacacacaccgTACAATATCTGCATCCGCCAGCacagtgtgtgtttgatttataCTAATTGTTGTTTAGCTGTCAATGGTTGCCAGCGCCATTTGCAAGGTTTTTTTGCGCTCGGCTTCGACAAACCGTGCCGGGGCCAACGCCGGATGATGCTATCGTTCGGCGTTTATTCCTTTGCCGCTTTTAATTGCACCAGGCCCGACTGGCATAAATAATATGGACCACACGAGGTGTGTAAGTTAGTGCCGATGTGTGTGCATCGGTTCATCATCACCACGTTCCACCGTTTGGAAATCGATCGAAATGCCAAACGGTGTCGGAGCTGTTAACATCACTTTTTCACGaggggttttttggttgtttcatACGTTTCgtgtatgcttttttctttattttaaatttgtgtgATGACAGTTTTCCACCCTCTCCTTGTCATGTACGGTGATCGTGTTCCCCGTTCAGGGGGAGGTTGTATTacgaaaatggggaaaaaggtgttgcgcaaaagaaaaaaataacacaactcACACATCCACCCGAGAGCTACACATCCACCAAACAGAACAGTTTGCTCCAATTTTTCGATTCTCCAATTTTTCGAAGGACTATTTGCAAACCTGGGCAAGGGAAGAGTTGCATTGGGCGTTGGGTGAGGTTGCGTTTTTTCGTAGCCAATCGTTAATGTCAAACGCCATACTGTCTCAGGTCGGCTCAACAACATCCGTTACGGTGGAAAGGGGTTTCTTCCAATTCCCGCCCCCCCGTATTTCACGGTGCCACCCTCCAGGTTGTGGCGTATCGATGCTGGATTGATATTTTTAACGGACAGCGTGTAGCcgaatgtttgtttatctATTCATTTCCGCGCCCAATAAGTGGcgtttaattatatttatgtgatttttttttcgttggtttcAACACTCCAAAGAACGTTTTACGCTTCGATTTACATTCGGCTTGGTGGCGAGAAGCTGAGGTGGGAGGAATTTAAAAACAACGCATAAAAGAACATTTGCACCCGGATTTAACATTTCCAAATTCGATCTCTATCTGCTTGCAGCGGTACGGTTGAATAATTAAGTAGGAATTCGGACAGAAAAATTCACTTTATTAACAGCACGCGAGTGCAACGATAAACGTGTCACCGATTGCATGGTTCGATGCAGGAAGTCATACGAATAATACGTGAGTGGTGTAATTACATCGGATTATGGATGGAAAATCAAACGATAACTTTGTTTAAGCTACCACGTACGGAATTGTGATTGGGTTGTAGACAtactgaaagtatgcaatttgtttcCAACATGGCTAGGAgtataatttgattttttaattattcgtgtagtacttatttaaaaaaatttaacaaccCTTTTATAACTTGCTCTATGTACAAATAACAGAAATCATTATAAAAGTGCACTGTACTACGTTCCCTCGTAGCGATTAAACAGCCAATGATCGATCGACGAGTACGCACTCGAACATTTCACTCAAAAATCACCATCAAATTAATGCAAAACCGGTACACCGGGTAGGGTGGCGCAGTATAGCTTTgcagttttaaaataaatataactcACGATTTATAGGGCCGCCGTGTTTTCTACTCCGCTTTCCTCGGCAAACCGTGACGCGCGTGTTTCACACAACTGGACCAAAACCCAGGAACCAGAAGCGCGGGCGGCAACCGTTCTGACGAACGTACTCACCACGGCGGGGGGTTGGATGGAGGAATTATTTATCGCTTTAGAACAATtcgtaaaaacaaaccactccACGATCAACTGCCAAACCCGTTGGCTTCACACCCCCGGGGTATTGATTATATTAGTTTGCACTGTATTTTTGTTCACACCGAAATCGTTCTGAATGCGTTGGAATAGTGTTCAAAGCACACACAATAATTAAACCGTCACTTGCTGACACACACCGGTGAAAAGTTGGGAAGCAAACGATTGGGAACTGCCGGACGACCGACCGTATACTACGAGCTGCTGAATGGTAAATGAACAGTTTCGTTCAGCTGCCTGTTTAAAAACACGCACGCGAAGCGAACGCAAAATGTTGGCGCGCGTTTACACTGTTGGATTGAGAGCGCTAGTACgagtgtgaaatatttcacgctGACTTGCGAGCTTTGAaatgtgtgaaatatttcccaAGCTCTGAGGTATCGTTGTGTGTGATTacttttacttgttttttttaaattaagtaaATTTACCCATTCTTGACCCGATAGATTTGtactccaaaaaaaatgagaaatattGATCAATATATCAATCTCTTCAAACAAGACGTTATTTTGTATATAactcaaaatttaatttgcattttttctccTGCCAATattcgaaataaaaacattactttattcacatttaaagcaatattctTACCTTTTTGTTTCTGCCTTGCCTCGATCCGAACCGATCAGTACCGTCGTGCTGACAGGGGCGCTTGGTTCATGGTTGGCACTTTCTAGCTTTTTGAGCGCTCGATTCGTGCGCCATCTTTCAACAAAGTCCCAAAACTGGGCAGTGTTACGATCCCGTCCAAGGTTCGTATCCCTCGCACAGCGAAACTTTCCATCATCCCCTACGATGCCCTTGAGCGGATCGTTACCATTCCCCGCCGGTTCGTGGGATGTTCCATTCCGTTCGTCAGCAGTTCCTGTTCCATTACTACCGTTTCCATCCTGTTCACTGTCATCGAACTCATCCTCCTCCTCGTCGTTAAGCGTTGCTGATACGGCCGTCTCCATACCTTCGTACCGGTCGGTATACTCTGGCACGGCAAGATACTGTCCACTTTTCCCGTACATCGACCGATGGTTACTACCGTTCGATGTACCTGTCTGCCGGATAATACTAGATACGTTGATTTCATCCACACGCCGATCTTTCAGCTCGTTTGTTCCGGTCATTTCACCCGATTTGTTAGCAGCTTCCTGCACCCTTAACATCATTCCATCCATCGGTGCTAGGTGTGGTGAGATAAGTGACTTCGTGTGTCGTCCACCGGGTCCTACATTTCCCTGCAATTTCCCAACCGATTTCGTTCGCGTTCGAGCCACTATTGGTGCTTTCGATGGATGCGTCTGAGAACCGCTGCTGGAGATTGTACGCAGCATAATGGTTGGTTTCTTTGTGGGATGGTTCCACAGACCGCCAGCAATCGTGCCGAGATCTTCACTCGGTCGTGATCGATTTGCTCCACCAACGTTATTGTTGACGTCCTCTGTGCTGggaaatttttgatttatttgtggCAAGCTTTTAAGCGATCGTCCCGAACCACCGGTTCCACCACCATTGGAGGTACATCCATTGCCGGAACTTGATTTCTGTTGGTAAGCCTTCTGACGTGCGGATTTACTCTcggtggaggcgcctggtgatCCTTTCGGTGAGGATAGTTCACTTCCACTATCGATCGAATTAACGGAGGGACGCAGGTGTAGGACGATCTTATTGTTCAGTTCCTTTGGTTTGTAAGCTGTCGAGCTACCAATCGACGTCGAGGTGGCCGATGTCGGGGTAGGTGTTATCTGCAACGATTGATGGGCACGCGCTTGTGCTGAAGATGTCGTCTGCTGCGACTGACTGATGAGCGTTCCATTGACGTACTGCATTGTTCCGTGAGCCATACGTTGCTTCTGGACGGGCGTGGTCGACGGTACGGCTGGTACCGCCGGTTCGGGAAGGGAGAAACGTACCTTCCGGTTGGTTTTCGGTGGCGACCCATCCATCATGCGCTGAAACACATCATAAACGGAATgctaaattaaaatgttgatATTTATTTCTCTTCCGTCCACATACATAATGATTAAACGATAGAGAAGCACGGAGTGTGAAGGTAAGAGACaggaagagagggagagataaAAAAGAGTGTAAGACATTTTTATTACTATAGAATGTTTTCGTTCCTCACGATCGTCCTAATAACATCTGTCACGTACTTTGTTTACGGCGTGTTTTGGTTTGCTGCTGGTTGTTTGTATGAATTCTTTTACACCACACGTGCATCAACCAGCACGAAGCTCGTAAATCAAACCTAACCAGCAAAGTGTGGCAACGAGAAAACACAATAACCAGATGGGCACTGATTAAGCATCATTGCAGTGGGGATCTGCATCGAGAAggtatgctttttttcccctgtctCGTTGGAACCATGTGAAGAGCAGAAGCAGTacgaagcaaaacaaccacgatcggtttcggttttcggTGGTCCAGTTGTTTAACATCAATGTCTATACcacaaaatggtaaaattttattagtgAAAGAGCAcatgtttttcattattttcaacaaacagAACACAATATTTGgttgatgttttattaaaaataacacgatttgaaatttaaaatttaatcatataattttccatttacaaTTAAGCTATATTgacccaaaacaaaatgacatAAAAGAGAAGGGgataaaaataacaccaaccgaaacaaaacacctcacacatgtgttttattttctcttttaattGGCATCTCATCGAATGAATTATAATTGTGTATTGCATCTGTAACAAGCACCTTTCAGCAGTGCGATTCATTAGTATCTATTTAGTATCAATAGTCATAATTTCTCCCTCTAAAACGTCGTAAATTGGAGGTTTTTATTTGGATttctccttgtttttttttgtgaggaaAATTACGTTCAATGAAAggtaataacaataaataaaatgtttttaaaaaaaatatttacaacaaaactttttttaaacctttttataTCAGCCATTCGTATACTGTATGGgacatttaacaaaaaattggaACAATAAACTTTCACTCAGCTTGTCATCGGGCTGGGCTCACAAAACAATCCGGGACATACGGTATACAAAAGTAGGTTAGATAGACTCGTGTGTCAAATTTGAGGGGGAAAATCACGTATTGATAATCTCACGAATGTCTTCTACCGTCTCAATTTCATACATTTCCcttaaaatgaaaccaaacagTACCGATAGCACTCATGCAACGTTAGTACGGCCACATCAGAGCGTTTCCTCCTACTCTTCCTTCCCTTAACTACTTCTATTCCCAATAAAGAGGAAAAGTGGATCGAGCAGCAGTAGCATTCGCTTGATCgagattgtgtttttgtgcacaTTCCTGAAAACGACGAATGACGTACGCCAAAAAGCACGGTGGAATGACGCATGTATGCCGCCCGGGTGCGATACATGCGATCGAAACGATGAAACACTCGCGCACCCAAAAATGCCGAGGAGGATCCGGTTTAATCCCCcgatgggtttttgtgtgagttttcttgcttttgcaCTCCAGCTACAACGAGTTGTTTTTCCATCGTCGCCGTTTTGGTATGCGAGATCCGCCTCGCGTTGTTATTTATTCCGCCAGTCCGTCCAGCGGGCGTGAATTG
The DNA window shown above is from Anopheles funestus chromosome 3RL, idAnoFuneDA-416_04, whole genome shotgun sequence and carries:
- the LOC125771219 gene encoding uncharacterized protein LOC125771219 encodes the protein MMDGSPPKTNRKVRFSLPEPAVPAVPSTTPVQKQRMAHGTMQYVNGTLISQSQQTTSSAQARAHQSLQITPTPTSATSTSIGSSTAYKPKELNNKIVLHLRPSVNSIDSGSELSSPKGSPGASTESKSARQKAYQQKSSSGNGCTSNGGGTGGSGRSLKSLPQINQKFPSTEDVNNNVGGANRSRPSEDLGTIAGGLWNHPTKKPTIMLRTISSSGSQTHPSKAPIVARTRTKSVGKLQGNVGPGGRHTKSLISPHLAPMDGMMLRVQEAANKSGEMTGTNELKDRRVDEINVSSIIRQTGTSNGSNHRSMYGKSGQYLAVPEYTDRYEGMETAVSATLNDEEEDEFDDSEQDGNGSNGTGTADERNGTSHEPAGNGNDPLKGIVGDDGKFRCARDTNLGRDRNTAQFWDFVERWRTNRALKKLESANHEPSAPVSTTVLIGSDRGKAETKSPTLSSRIRALRMSLEQVPTVTTLLRASRDANEYLLKEVFRDILENGISKENLNSTDRSGRTAISYICSTNLTNFLELFLQLPGIDVNKPDNEGNTPLHFAAQAGLSDVVNMLITKCRSLTIDPKNNLGFTPLMKAALQGRTRCAKLLLFAGASPVETDTGRGFRAEQWARFCGRHTCAETIEQCARARLLDKSTPCGRWSHDINLPVDKNALKARSCSITPQPTQNGFRSKFRKVFPFNFNSSKDTKAVSKEGEENYTKDLVNYLKSATLCVSGPALSANRKIIQSLIRPLEVPKLEVTYANNNALIKKYEASMESNGTAEPVRRNSVDGSTGDSRNASPAHSPTPVRAKVRN